One Ctenopharyngodon idella isolate HZGC_01 chromosome 9, HZGC01, whole genome shotgun sequence DNA window includes the following coding sequences:
- the mrasa gene encoding ras-related protein M-Ras: MATSAVPSDNLPTYKLVVVGDGGVGKSALTIQFFQKIFVPDYDPTIEDSYLKHTEIDGQWAILDVLDTAGQEEFSAMREQYMRTGDGFLIVFSVTDKASFEHIDRFHQLILRVKDRESFPMVLVANKVDLVHLRKVTNEQGCEMAAKHSITYIETSAKDPPMNVDRAFHELVRVIRQQVPERSLKNKKKTKWRGDRAMSSHKLHCVIL, encoded by the exons ATGGCAACTAGCGCGGTCCCTAGCGACAACCTCCCGACGTACAAATTGGTGGTTGTTGGAGACGGAGGCGTGGGAAAGAGTGCTCTTACCATCCAGTTTTTCCAAAAGATTTTTGTGCCAGATTACGATCCTACTATTGAAGACTCCTACTTAAAACACACAGAGATCGATGGCCAGTGGGCTATTTTGGATG TTTTAGACACAGCCGGTCAAGAGGAATTTAGCGCCATGCGAGAGCAGTACATGAGGACTGGTGACGGATTCCTAATTGTGTTCTCTGTGACGGACAAGGCCAGCTTTGAACATATCGACCGGTTTCACCAGCTCATCCTACGTGTGAAAGACCG AGAGTCTTTCCCCATGGTTTTAGTGGCTAACAAAGTAGACCTGGTGCATCTGAGGAAAGTGACAAATGAACAGGGCTGTGAGATGGCCGCCAAACACAGC ATTACTTACATTGAAACAAGTGCCAAGGATCCCCCAATGAATGTGGACAGAGCTTTTCATGAACTAGTCAGAGTTATCAG ACAGCAAGTTCCAGAGCGTAGtctgaaaaacaagaaaaagacgAAGTGGCGTGGAGACAGAGCCATGAGTTCTCACAAGCTTCACTGTGTGATACTGTGA
- the tmem177 gene encoding transmembrane protein 177, protein MASRFLRLSVFIQKYRTPLLLVGCGGVFSANIFYHVFPDHTYRKVYQAWHKGEPASLSEKLENVFQEVLKDSAVSSPKNFSAFASFGFHPVGAGVPWLPSGAQIGIPANFNSTTDDPSGITNRTILINGKELEWDSDSGIALKNSLVFSPEAQKFAIAREVARLRAGGPVLHASVAPACLAGACIYSVALKQIFGLQAGSIIFRAGVNVVALGLGVVSYILASDALSEWLDYSSDHRAACLSSDYAKGGLEFYEKILTRNKTLRSLMGPKGEKMYAPSGNLFPGHLLQLRHATYTSRRDGILNLLKNEKV, encoded by the coding sequence ATGGCTTCACGTTTTCTCAGATTATCTGTCTTTATTCAGAAGTATCGGACACCACTGCTTCTTGTTGGTTGTGGCGGGGTCTTCTCTGCCAAcattttttatcatgttttccCAGATCATACATACAGAAAAGTGTACCAGGCCTGGCACAAAGGAGAACCAGCCAGCCTGTCGGAGAAGCTTGAGAACGTCTTTCAGGAGGTGCTGAAAGATTCTGCTGTCAGCTCCCCTAAAAACTTCAGTGCATTTGCCTCTTTCGGCTTTCATCCGGTAGGAGCAGGTGTTCCATGGCTTCCCTCTGGAGCGCAGATCGGCATCCCAGCCAACTTCAACAGCACCACTGATGATCCATCAGGCATCACAAACCGCACTATTCTCATCAATGGTAAAGAGCTGGAATGGGACAGCGACTCAGGCATTGCTCTCAAAAACTCCCTGGTGTTCTCTCCAGAGGCGCAGAAGTTTGCTATAGCCAGAGAAGTTGCCCGACTCAGGGCTGGGGGTCCTGTGTTGCACGCTTCAGTGGCTCCAGCATGTCTGGCCGGAGCTTGCATATACAGCGTAGCCCTCAAGCAGATCTTTGGGCTCCAGGCTGGGTCCATCATCTTCAGGGCTGGTGTTAATGTAGTTGCACTGGGTTTAGGAGTCGTGTCGTATATCCTGGCTTCTGATGCTCTGAGCGAGTGGTTGGACTACAGCTCGGATCATCGTGCAGCATGTCTGTCTAGCGATTATGCAAAGGGTGGTTTAGAGTTCTATGAGAAAATCTTGACACGGAACAAGACCCTGCGCTCTCTGATGGGCCCTAAAGGGGAAAAGATGTACGCCCCCAGTGGAAACTTGTTTCCTGGGCACCTGTTGCAACTCAGACATGCAACATACACATCTAGACGGGATGGGATTTTAAATCTTTTGAAAAATGAGAAAGTATGA